Proteins encoded by one window of uncultured Celeribacter sp.:
- a CDS encoding AAA family ATPase, giving the protein MPLPSSTSSIPEKIGAKRPENRPEWWAFARHCISRLRDIETDLANLERRAKTGDTTAIDSLMGYESGDAPKPLRSGASGAPSVTRLMTSATRAPHLPPEDWEAIVTKGGDPFATGAEGACQPAITLPLPELILLIRLAATFRDEQGLLESLRSGAVTILIGLEPNVWLGKLLTGTLLPDGWTTHARAPKTSTYPVLQLPDRLLMAKELERCLHLHAPFLLPVMRQKDIPSLLTMGGTGTRVLTLAELNADILIAALSATHSATDRIDEDSVRAALPDDKTLATLDTVQLAVACRARTALGVAERIALLTGTSPSRQTPAEVPRPEAIAGATPAHRAARSIVEDLASWQEGEIVWTEMSRSLLIHGAPGTGKTFLARQMAAASGIALVEGSFAIWQSAGHLGQMLAAMNKCFDEAIAQAPCILFIDEIDAAGSRFDGDHHNMNYRAQVVNGFLQQIDRLALTPGVILVGACNQLNRLDPAITRPGRFDQTVRMPLPSLQDIIRILSKGLSGALPEDEIEQLAREAVGKTPAELDAAMRAAKADARRQQVTISPVLLRRHLGIESPDPALLHRIAIHEAGHALAAELLSPGAVVKVSVSSRDGLTERRPALQHLTVEEIETELLILMSGRAAERLLLDSISGGAGGDTRSDLAQASALVLQMDRELGLGQNGDGWIGPADMHWLTNEEKQRLRTKLEKAERRAHALLVPNKELILKIANELTERREMDASDLAHWFAETVSCRPSQQAPAPRKGTE; this is encoded by the coding sequence ATGCCCCTTCCTTCCTCCACATCCTCCATTCCCGAGAAAATTGGCGCAAAGCGCCCGGAAAATCGTCCTGAGTGGTGGGCCTTTGCCCGCCACTGCATCTCGCGCCTGCGCGACATCGAAACCGACTTGGCCAACTTGGAGCGGCGCGCCAAGACCGGTGACACCACGGCCATCGACAGCCTGATGGGCTACGAAAGCGGCGATGCACCAAAGCCGTTGCGATCCGGTGCATCCGGTGCGCCGTCTGTCACCCGGCTCATGACCAGCGCCACACGGGCGCCTCACCTTCCCCCGGAAGACTGGGAAGCCATCGTGACAAAAGGCGGCGATCCGTTCGCCACCGGTGCCGAAGGGGCCTGCCAACCGGCGATCACACTGCCCCTGCCCGAGCTCATCCTGCTGATACGTCTGGCCGCGACATTCCGGGATGAGCAGGGCCTTCTGGAGAGCCTTCGATCCGGGGCGGTCACGATCCTCATCGGGCTGGAGCCAAACGTGTGGCTGGGAAAGCTGCTGACCGGCACCCTGCTGCCCGATGGCTGGACGACCCACGCCCGGGCCCCCAAAACGAGCACCTACCCGGTCCTGCAACTGCCCGACCGCCTTCTCATGGCCAAGGAACTCGAGCGCTGTCTTCACCTTCACGCACCGTTCCTGCTGCCGGTCATGCGGCAAAAGGACATTCCGTCCCTGTTGACCATGGGCGGCACCGGCACTCGCGTTCTGACGCTGGCAGAGCTGAACGCCGACATCCTGATTGCAGCGCTATCGGCCACGCATAGCGCCACCGACAGGATCGACGAAGACAGCGTGCGCGCGGCGCTGCCCGATGACAAAACGCTGGCCACCCTGGACACCGTTCAACTGGCTGTGGCCTGCCGTGCGCGGACAGCCCTGGGTGTGGCAGAGCGGATCGCCCTGCTGACCGGCACATCGCCCTCCCGGCAGACGCCAGCCGAAGTCCCGCGCCCAGAGGCGATCGCGGGCGCGACACCTGCCCACCGGGCGGCCCGGAGCATCGTGGAGGATCTGGCCTCGTGGCAAGAGGGCGAAATCGTCTGGACAGAGATGTCGCGCTCGCTTCTGATTCATGGTGCCCCGGGGACCGGAAAGACCTTTCTTGCCCGACAAATGGCCGCAGCATCCGGTATTGCCTTGGTCGAGGGCAGCTTTGCCATCTGGCAATCGGCAGGCCACTTGGGACAAATGCTCGCGGCGATGAACAAGTGCTTTGACGAGGCCATTGCCCAAGCCCCCTGCATTCTCTTTATCGACGAGATCGACGCTGCCGGCTCTCGCTTCGATGGAGATCACCACAACATGAATTACCGCGCGCAGGTCGTGAATGGCTTTCTTCAGCAAATCGACAGGCTGGCGCTCACACCCGGCGTGATCTTGGTCGGTGCCTGCAATCAGCTAAATCGGCTGGATCCGGCAATCACGCGGCCGGGACGCTTCGACCAGACCGTCAGGATGCCGCTTCCTTCCCTACAGGATATCATCCGTATTCTGAGCAAGGGCCTGTCGGGCGCCCTGCCGGAAGATGAGATTGAGCAACTGGCGCGCGAGGCTGTCGGCAAAACGCCAGCCGAACTGGATGCTGCGATGCGGGCAGCAAAGGCAGATGCACGCCGACAGCAGGTCACCATCTCGCCAGTTCTGCTTCGCAGGCATCTCGGGATCGAAAGCCCCGACCCGGCTCTGCTTCATCGCATCGCAATCCATGAAGCCGGGCACGCCCTCGCCGCCGAACTCCTTTCGCCCGGGGCCGTTGTCAAGGTCAGCGTATCCAGCAGGGATGGGCTTACTGAGCGTCGGCCAGCACTACAGCATCTGACGGTCGAGGAAATCGAGACCGAACTCCTGATCCTGATGAGCGGGCGTGCCGCCGAGCGGCTCCTGCTTGACTCGATCTCCGGCGGCGCTGGCGGAGACACCCGTAGCGATCTCGCACAGGCAAGCGCGCTGGTGCTTCAGATGGACCGTGAACTTGGTCTCGGACAAAACGGTGACGGATGGATCGGCCCGGCGGATATGCACTGGCTGACCAACGAAGAGAAGCAGCGGCTGCGTACCAAGCTGGAAAAGGCAGAGCGGAGAGCACACGCACTTCTCGTCCCCAATAAAGAATTGATTCTCAAGATTGCAAACGAACTGACGGAGCGGCGCGAGATGGATGCCTCTGATCTTGCCCACTGGTTTGCAGAGACCGTTTCCTGTCGACCGTCACAACAAGCCCCGGCCCCGCGTAAAGGCACAGAATGA
- a CDS encoding IS3 family transposase (programmed frameshift) codes for MGLKRTDEFRQDSVRIALTSGLTRKQVADDLGVGMSMLNKCITAHRDTNEVSQDDLDLAQENERLRREIRLLKEEREILKKGHPVLRGPKVMRFRFVEEHRNHFPANRLCSVVGVSTRGWRALRSRPASRRQRSDMVTLAHIKEQSRLSLGRYGRPRMTEELKEIGLDVGHRRVGRLMRQNGISVVSPRKHKVTTESDHKFNIAPNLLDRDFSADAPDQKWAGDISYVWTREGWLYLAVILDLHSQRVIGWAVSNRMKRDLAVRALNMAIAFRAPPKGCIHHTDRGSQYCSHDDQKLLRQHGFKVSMSGKGNCYDNAAVETFFKTIKTELIWRRSWETRRQAEVAIFEYINGFYNPRRRHSALGWKSPVAFERKVA; via the exons ATGGGACTGAAACGTACGGACGAATTCCGCCAAGATTCGGTGCGAATTGCGCTGACCAGCGGGCTGACGCGCAAGCAGGTGGCTGATGATCTGGGCGTTGGCATGTCGATGCTGAACAAATGTATCACAGCACATCGAGACACGAACGAGGTGTCACAAGACGATTTAGACCTCGCCCAAGAGAATGAGCGGCTTCGACGTGAGATCCGGCTTCTCAAGGAGGAGAGGGAAATCCTAAAAAAGG GCCACCCAGTTCTTCGCGGGCCTAAAGTAATGAGATTTAGGTTTGTCGAGGAACACAGGAACCATTTCCCAGCCAACCGTTTATGCAGTGTCGTTGGCGTCAGCACACGTGGCTGGCGGGCCTTGCGTAGTCGCCCTGCCAGTCGCAGACAACGATCTGATATGGTCACGCTTGCACACATCAAAGAACAGTCCCGCCTGAGCCTTGGTCGCTACGGCAGGCCGCGCATGACCGAAGAGTTGAAGGAGATCGGCCTGGACGTCGGTCATCGTCGCGTTGGCCGATTGATGCGCCAGAACGGCATATCTGTCGTCAGCCCCCGCAAACACAAGGTGACGACCGAGAGCGATCACAAGTTCAATATCGCGCCGAACCTGCTGGATCGAGACTTCAGCGCTGATGCGCCCGACCAGAAGTGGGCCGGTGACATTAGCTATGTCTGGACCCGCGAAGGTTGGTTGTATCTGGCCGTGATCCTCGATCTGCATTCACAGCGTGTGATCGGCTGGGCCGTGAGCAACCGGATGAAACGCGACTTGGCGGTCCGAGCGTTGAACATGGCCATAGCTTTCCGGGCGCCGCCCAAAGGCTGCATTCATCATACGGATCGCGGGTCGCAATATTGTTCACACGACGATCAGAAGCTTCTGCGCCAGCATGGCTTCAAGGTGTCGATGAGTGGCAAGGGCAATTGCTACGACAATGCTGCCGTCGAAACGTTCTTTAAAACCATCAAGACCGAGCTGATCTGGCGCAGGTCATGGGAAACGCGGCGGCAAGCTGAAGTGGCGATCTTTGAATACATCAACGGGTTTTACAATCCGCGACGACGCCACTCAGCACTGGGCTGGAAAAGCCCGGTCGCCTTCGAGCGGAAGGTGGCTTAA
- a CDS encoding thermonuclease family protein: MSLKGAILSGHDGALRVVDGDTLAIGAVKIRLHGIDAPEMSQSCSDMRGDIWACGAWSKAVLERLAVGAIACVEKDRDRYGRSVAVCYGAEGDLNAKMVRAGAAYAYAKYSRDYVVDEEAARAGGHGLWRAASQPPAEYRAEKRTAVAPQMPPSDCAIKGNISGSGKLYHMPGGRWYEGTRINVASGERWFCSENEARAAGWRKAKG; this comes from the coding sequence ATGTCGCTCAAAGGTGCCATCCTCTCCGGGCATGACGGGGCGTTGCGCGTCGTCGACGGCGATACCTTGGCGATTGGAGCGGTGAAAATCCGTCTCCACGGCATCGACGCGCCGGAAATGTCGCAAAGCTGTAGCGACATGCGGGGCGACATCTGGGCCTGTGGCGCCTGGTCAAAAGCGGTGCTTGAGAGGCTGGCCGTTGGCGCCATCGCCTGCGTGGAAAAGGATCGCGACCGTTATGGCCGCTCGGTGGCTGTGTGTTACGGCGCAGAGGGCGATCTGAACGCCAAAATGGTGCGCGCGGGCGCGGCCTATGCCTATGCCAAATACAGTCGCGATTATGTCGTGGACGAAGAGGCGGCGCGGGCTGGCGGTCATGGCCTCTGGCGCGCCGCAAGTCAGCCGCCTGCCGAGTATCGCGCCGAAAAACGTACCGCAGTTGCGCCGCAGATGCCGCCGTCCGACTGCGCGATCAAGGGCAATATCTCCGGCTCCGGCAAGCTTTACCATATGCCCGGCGGGCGGTGGTACGAGGGCACGCGAATCAACGTGGCCTCGGGGGAGCGCTGGTTCTGTTCCGAAAACGAGGCCCGCGCCGCCGGTTGGCGCAAGGCTAAGGGATAA
- a CDS encoding DUF465 domain-containing protein produces the protein MSNTPHQLAADFPDLADKISDLKAADPHFAHMMQDYDAVNDQVHLAETDVKPMEDLALTELRKKRMHLKDEIYKALSAMA, from the coding sequence ATGTCCAACACCCCACACCAACTGGCCGCCGATTTCCCGGACCTCGCTGACAAGATCAGCGATTTGAAGGCCGCTGATCCGCATTTCGCGCATATGATGCAAGACTACGACGCGGTGAACGATCAGGTGCATCTGGCCGAAACGGATGTGAAGCCGATGGAAGATCTGGCGCTGACCGAATTGCGCAAGAAACGCATGCATCTCAAGGATGAGATTTACAAGGCTCTGTCTGCCATGGCCTGA
- a CDS encoding DMT family transporter: protein MTQATSDTSSKMPNTMKGILWMLFMTLCFVMVNVLVKYVGNGLPVLESAFLRFLLGLVFLIPAIGAVRQVRFTPRVWKLTFGRALFHALAMSCWFYAMTRIPMGEVTSLNFMNPIYITIGAVVMFGEKIALPRISALVVAFLGGLVILRPGFREIDPGHLSMMLSAMAFAGSYLIANRLVKELPASVVVFLMSVTVPIVIAPFALLHWETPTLHELVLLFLTAAFATTGHYAMTRAFACAPQSVLQPVVFIQLIWSVSFGYLLFGESVDPYVLLGGAMIIGAVSFITWREARKKARSPQPSPQS, encoded by the coding sequence ATGACACAGGCCACTTCCGATACATCCTCGAAGATGCCCAACACGATGAAAGGCATTCTCTGGATGCTCTTCATGACGCTCTGTTTCGTCATGGTGAATGTGCTGGTGAAATATGTCGGCAACGGGCTTCCGGTGCTCGAAAGCGCGTTTCTGCGCTTTCTTCTGGGGCTGGTTTTTCTCATCCCTGCCATCGGCGCCGTGCGTCAGGTACGTTTCACGCCACGTGTTTGGAAACTGACCTTTGGCCGGGCGTTGTTTCATGCGCTGGCGATGAGCTGCTGGTTTTACGCCATGACGCGCATCCCGATGGGCGAAGTCACCTCGCTCAACTTCATGAACCCGATCTATATCACCATCGGCGCGGTGGTGATGTTCGGCGAAAAGATCGCCCTGCCCCGGATTTCCGCGCTCGTCGTGGCCTTTCTCGGCGGCCTTGTGATCCTGCGCCCCGGCTTTCGCGAGATTGACCCCGGACATCTGTCGATGATGCTCTCGGCCATGGCCTTTGCCGGCTCCTACCTGATCGCCAATCGGCTGGTCAAAGAGCTCCCCGCCTCCGTCGTCGTCTTTCTGATGTCCGTGACCGTGCCCATCGTGATCGCGCCTTTCGCGCTGTTGCATTGGGAAACACCGACGCTGCATGAGTTGGTGTTGCTGTTTCTCACCGCGGCCTTCGCCACGACGGGCCATTACGCCATGACCCGCGCCTTTGCCTGTGCGCCGCAATCGGTGCTGCAACCCGTGGTGTTCATTCAACTGATCTGGTCGGTGAGCTTCGGGTATCTCCTGTTCGGTGAAAGTGTTGATCCCTATGTGCTTTTGGGCGGGGCGATGATCATTGGTGCCGTGTCCTTTATCACCTGGCGCGAAGCGCGCAAAAAGGCTCGTTCCCCACAGCCCTCCCCGCAGTCTTAG
- a CDS encoding LysE/ArgO family amino acid transporter: MTQDMLHAALTGFVTGLSLIVAIGAQNAFVLRQGLKRTHVLPVVLICALSDAVLITLGVFASAQIAKAFPPLLPLLRWGGAAFLIYYGAKAALSAWRGGGHLEAAEGEGQSRTAAMLTALALTWLNPHVYLDTVVLLGAISARFGEARAGFALGAAFASLVFFFALGYGARLLAPVFAREAAWRVLDGAIALVMWSIALSLILT, encoded by the coding sequence ATGACACAAGACATGCTGCACGCCGCCCTCACTGGGTTTGTCACAGGGCTGAGCCTCATCGTCGCCATCGGCGCCCAGAACGCCTTTGTGCTGCGCCAAGGCCTCAAACGCACGCATGTGTTGCCTGTCGTGCTGATCTGCGCGCTCTCGGATGCGGTGTTGATCACGTTGGGCGTCTTCGCCTCGGCGCAAATTGCCAAGGCCTTTCCGCCTTTATTGCCGCTTCTGCGCTGGGGGGGCGCGGCATTTCTGATCTATTACGGCGCCAAGGCGGCCCTCTCTGCCTGGCGTGGCGGCGGGCATCTCGAAGCCGCAGAGGGAGAGGGGCAAAGCCGCACAGCCGCAATGCTCACCGCGCTGGCGCTCACTTGGCTTAACCCGCATGTCTATCTTGACACGGTGGTGCTTTTGGGAGCGATTTCGGCCCGGTTTGGCGAGGCGCGGGCGGGCTTCGCCTTGGGGGCTGCCTTTGCCTCCTTGGTATTCTTTTTTGCCTTGGGCTATGGCGCGCGGCTTTTGGCGCCGGTGTTTGCGCGTGAGGCGGCGTGGCGTGTGCTCGACGGTGCCATCGCGCTTGTGATGTGGTCGATCGCGCTGAGCCTGATCCTGACCTAA
- a CDS encoding LysR family transcriptional regulator ArgP, with the protein MLNSSDYPALTALAAVLQSGSFEGAAERLSVTPSAISQRIKAFEERLGSVLVIRGTPCTGTETGRRLARHMEEVGLLERQLSRDLGQAESAAVSVPVSVPIAVNADSLATWFCSAMAPVSGMFFQLQIDDQDHSADWLKRGEVMAAVSSRDTPVSGCDLMPLGALRYLPVATPEFVAQHFPEGLTTEAFARAPSLIYDEKDRLQDTWVAHQAGRRVPLPAHRIPSTHGFVDAALAGLGWGLNPLALLQPHLDSGRLMALSPEPWDIPLYWHISRLSAPKLTDLTDAVKRAAKTHLMQRKTPA; encoded by the coding sequence ATGCTTAATTCATCCGACTACCCCGCGCTCACCGCCCTGGCCGCCGTTTTGCAAAGCGGCTCTTTCGAAGGCGCGGCGGAGCGGCTCTCCGTCACGCCCTCGGCCATTTCACAACGCATCAAGGCGTTTGAGGAGCGGTTGGGCAGCGTTTTGGTGATCCGTGGCACGCCCTGCACAGGCACCGAGACGGGCCGACGGCTCGCGCGGCATATGGAAGAGGTCGGGCTTTTGGAGCGCCAGTTGTCCCGCGACCTTGGACAGGCAGAAAGTGCCGCAGTTTCTGTTCCCGTCTCTGTCCCGATTGCGGTCAATGCCGACAGCCTCGCCACCTGGTTCTGTAGCGCGATGGCGCCCGTCTCCGGCATGTTTTTCCAGCTCCAGATCGACGATCAGGATCACTCCGCCGACTGGCTTAAACGTGGCGAGGTGATGGCCGCCGTCTCGTCCCGCGACACGCCGGTCTCGGGCTGTGATCTCATGCCTCTGGGCGCGCTGCGCTATCTGCCGGTGGCAACGCCTGAGTTCGTGGCGCAGCATTTCCCCGAGGGGCTGACGACAGAGGCCTTCGCCCGCGCCCCCTCGCTGATCTACGATGAAAAGGACCGGCTGCAAGACACATGGGTCGCACATCAGGCCGGGCGGCGTGTCCCCCTGCCCGCCCACCGCATCCCCTCGACCCATGGCTTTGTCGATGCGGCTCTGGCGGGGCTGGGTTGGGGGTTGAACCCTTTGGCGCTCTTACAACCACACCTGGACAGCGGCCGCCTCATGGCCCTCTCGCCTGAGCCTTGGGACATCCCGCTCTACTGGCATATCTCGCGGCTGAGTGCGCCGAAGCTCACAGACCTCACAGACGCCGTGAAACGCGCCGCGAAAACCCATCTGATGCAAAGAAAAACCCCCGCCTGA
- a CDS encoding YebC/PmpR family DNA-binding transcriptional regulator — protein sequence MAGHSKWANIQHRKGRQDAVRSKLFSKLAKEITVAAKMGDPDPEKNPRLRLAVKTAKTQSVPKDVIDRAIKKALGGDAENYDEIRYEGYGPEGIAFIVETMTDNVNRTASNVRSIFTKAGGNLGTSGSVAFMFDRVGEITYDAEVGDADTVMMAAIEAGAEDVESDEEGHWIYTADGDLAAVSDALEAELGESKESKLIWKPQNRTEVNLETAQKLMRLVEALEDDDDVQSVTANFDVPEDVAAQL from the coding sequence ATGGCCGGCCATTCTAAATGGGCAAACATCCAGCACCGCAAAGGGCGTCAGGACGCCGTGCGCTCGAAGCTGTTTTCGAAACTCGCCAAGGAGATCACCGTGGCGGCGAAAATGGGCGACCCGGATCCTGAGAAGAACCCGCGTCTGCGTTTGGCGGTGAAGACCGCGAAAACGCAATCCGTGCCGAAGGATGTGATCGACCGCGCGATCAAAAAGGCACTGGGTGGGGATGCAGAGAACTACGATGAGATCCGTTACGAAGGTTACGGTCCGGAAGGCATCGCTTTCATCGTCGAGACCATGACCGACAATGTGAACCGCACCGCGTCGAACGTGCGCTCGATCTTCACCAAGGCGGGCGGCAATCTGGGCACCTCCGGTTCCGTGGCCTTCATGTTCGACCGTGTGGGCGAGATCACCTATGACGCCGAAGTGGGCGATGCGGACACCGTGATGATGGCCGCCATCGAAGCCGGCGCCGAGGATGTCGAAAGCGACGAGGAAGGTCACTGGATCTACACCGCCGATGGCGATCTGGCGGCTGTGTCCGACGCGCTGGAAGCCGAGCTGGGCGAGTCCAAGGAAAGCAAGCTGATCTGGAAGCCGCAGAACCGCACTGAGGTGAACCTCGAGACCGCGCAGAAACTGATGCGTCTGGTCGAAGCACTTGAAGATGACGATGATGTGCAATCGGTGACGGCGAATTTCGACGTGCCGGAAGATGTCGCGGCACAGCTCTGA
- a CDS encoding SLC13 family permease, which translates to MDLFQFSPMTEAVIALVVVGFMFVLFMREVFPTEVVAITGAALMMVLGILPYDAALSVLSNPAPWTIAAMFIVMGAMVRTGGLEWFTRQAGNYAETHPSVAIAMLLVVVVVLSAFVANTPVVVVMIPVFIQLSGKLGVAPSKLLIPLSYSAIMGGTITLLGTSTNLLVDGVARAQGLEPFTIFEVSILGLVVTAWGMAYLLLFGRHLLPERDSLAAMLSSGRSKMKFFTEAVIPPDSNLIGREVTGVQLFKREGVRLIDVIRGDKSYRHELDGFTLEVGDRVVLRSKITELLSLQRDKSLKRVDQVSAVETTTMEVLITPGCKMVGRALSSMRLRRRYGVYVLAVHRRNQNLGQQIQNLVVRVGDTLLLEGTPADIQRLASDMDMGDVSKPTERAYHRSHAPIALVAMFSIVVLAALGVAPILMLSVIAVAVVLTTRCIDADEAFSFIEGRLLALIFAMLAVGAALDASGAVELIVRAVAPLLDGLPVFFVVWAIFLMTSILTELVSNNAVAVVVTPIAIGLANTMGLDPRGLVVAVMIAASASFATPIGYQTNTMVYGPGGYKFTDYMKVGIPLNLTIGILSAAVIPLLWPM; encoded by the coding sequence ATGGACCTTTTTCAGTTCAGTCCGATGACAGAGGCGGTGATCGCCCTTGTGGTTGTGGGCTTCATGTTCGTGCTCTTCATGCGAGAGGTTTTTCCGACCGAGGTCGTCGCCATCACCGGCGCCGCGCTGATGATGGTCTTGGGCATCTTGCCCTATGACGCCGCGCTCTCCGTTTTGTCGAACCCGGCGCCTTGGACCATTGCCGCGATGTTCATCGTCATGGGCGCCATGGTGCGCACGGGCGGGCTTGAGTGGTTCACGCGTCAGGCCGGGAATTACGCCGAGACGCACCCGTCTGTGGCCATCGCCATGTTGCTTGTCGTCGTGGTGGTGCTGTCGGCCTTCGTCGCCAACACCCCGGTCGTCGTCGTCATGATCCCGGTGTTCATCCAGCTTTCGGGCAAGCTGGGCGTTGCGCCCTCCAAGCTTTTGATCCCCTTGAGTTATTCCGCCATCATGGGGGGCACGATCACGCTTTTGGGCACCTCTACCAACCTGTTGGTCGACGGTGTCGCGCGGGCGCAGGGATTGGAGCCTTTCACGATTTTCGAGGTCTCCATTCTGGGCCTCGTGGTGACGGCCTGGGGCATGGCCTACCTGTTGCTCTTTGGTCGCCACCTCTTGCCGGAGCGTGACAGTCTGGCGGCGATGCTGTCGTCGGGCCGCTCAAAAATGAAGTTCTTCACCGAAGCCGTGATCCCGCCGGACAGCAACCTGATCGGGCGCGAGGTGACCGGCGTGCAGCTTTTCAAACGCGAAGGCGTGCGACTGATCGACGTCATTCGCGGCGACAAATCCTATCGCCATGAGCTGGACGGTTTTACCCTTGAGGTCGGCGACCGCGTGGTGCTGCGCTCTAAAATCACCGAGCTTCTCAGCCTTCAGCGCGACAAATCCCTCAAGCGAGTCGATCAGGTCTCTGCCGTGGAAACCACCACGATGGAGGTGCTGATCACGCCGGGCTGTAAGATGGTCGGACGCGCTCTGTCCTCCATGCGGCTGCGCCGTCGCTACGGTGTCTATGTTTTGGCCGTGCACCGCCGCAACCAGAACCTTGGTCAGCAAATTCAAAACCTTGTGGTCCGTGTCGGCGACACGCTGTTGCTCGAAGGCACGCCCGCCGACATCCAGCGCCTCGCCTCCGACATGGATATGGGCGATGTGTCGAAACCCACGGAACGCGCCTATCACCGCAGCCACGCGCCGATTGCGCTTGTGGCGATGTTCTCCATCGTCGTGCTGGCCGCTCTGGGCGTCGCGCCGATCCTGATGCTCTCGGTGATCGCCGTGGCGGTGGTGTTGACCACCCGCTGCATCGACGCGGATGAGGCGTTTTCCTTTATCGAGGGGCGCTTGCTGGCGTTGATCTTTGCCATGCTGGCGGTGGGGGCCGCCCTCGATGCCTCGGGCGCTGTCGAGCTGATCGTCCGTGCTGTGGCGCCGCTCTTGGACGGGTTGCCGGTGTTCTTCGTGGTCTGGGCGATCTTCCTCATGACCTCGATCCTGACCGAACTTGTGTCGAACAACGCCGTCGCGGTTGTGGTGACGCCGATTGCCATCGGGCTCGCAAACACGATGGGGCTTGACCCGCGCGGGCTTGTGGTGGCGGTGATGATCGCGGCCTCTGCCTCTTTCGCGACGCCCATCGGTTATCAGACCAACACCATGGTCTACGGTCCCGGCGGCTACAAGTTCACCGATTACATGAAGGTCGGCATTCCGTTGAACCTCACGATCGGGATTTTGTCGGCGGCGGTGATCCCGCTTTTGTGGCCCATGTGA
- a CDS encoding TIGR00282 family metallophosphoesterase, with protein MKILFLGDIVGSAGRKAVIERMPALRKDWGLDFVVVNGENCTNGMGLSGDHAKLLLEAEVDCLTLGDHAFDQKDMMQFCERETRIVRPINFAKAAPGRGVRIFEDARGRRILVAQVLGQVFMKRAFDDPFSALDQVFMSHKLGGAIQAALIDVHCEATSEKMAMGHFCDGKASVVVGTHTHVCTGDAQILPAGTAYLTDAGMCGDYNSVIGMDKAEPLRRFVTGMAKGRFDPAKGEATLSGVYVETDDRTGLATRVKQIRVGGRLEQSAP; from the coding sequence ATGAAAATCCTGTTCCTCGGAGATATTGTCGGCAGCGCGGGCCGCAAGGCGGTGATCGAACGCATGCCAGCGCTTCGCAAGGACTGGGGCCTCGATTTCGTCGTGGTCAATGGCGAGAATTGCACCAATGGCATGGGCCTGTCCGGCGATCATGCCAAGCTGCTTTTGGAGGCCGAGGTCGATTGTCTGACGCTGGGCGATCACGCCTTTGATCAGAAAGACATGATGCAGTTTTGCGAACGCGAGACCCGTATCGTGCGCCCGATCAACTTTGCCAAGGCGGCGCCCGGACGCGGTGTGCGCATTTTCGAGGACGCGCGCGGACGGCGCATTCTGGTGGCGCAGGTGTTGGGGCAGGTCTTCATGAAGCGCGCTTTCGACGATCCGTTTTCGGCGCTCGATCAGGTCTTCATGAGCCATAAACTCGGCGGCGCGATACAGGCCGCGCTCATTGATGTGCATTGCGAGGCGACGTCGGAGAAAATGGCCATGGGGCATTTCTGCGATGGCAAGGCCTCGGTTGTTGTTGGCACCCACACCCACGTCTGCACGGGTGACGCGCAAATCCTGCCCGCAGGTACGGCGTACCTCACCGACGCGGGCATGTGTGGCGACTACAATTCGGTCATCGGCATGGACAAGGCCGAGCCGCTGCGCCGTTTCGTGACCGGCATGGCGAAAGGCCGTTTCGACCCCGCGAAAGGCGAGGCGACGCTTTCGGGGGTCTATGTCGAGACCGATGACCGCACGGGGTTGGCCACGCGAGTGAAACAGATTCGGGTCGGTGGTCGTTTGGAGCAAAGCGCGCCGTAA
- a CDS encoding 5-formyltetrahydrofolate cyclo-ligase gives MTDVNATQVAQKTALRIRAKAARDAARAQSEALGGAAARQATQLLLGFLTPHSGKLTAGYMPLGSELNPLDAMARLHARGPVAVPIVEAKARPLRFDLWTPETEMVPGAFGALIPAVSKPVVPEVVIVPLLAFNRDGHRLGYGGGFYDRTLAKLRAKGPVFAVGLAYAGQEAHDVPVEPTDAPLDAIVTEREVLTF, from the coding sequence GTGACGGATGTGAATGCCACCCAGGTTGCCCAGAAAACGGCTTTGCGCATTCGCGCCAAAGCGGCACGCGATGCGGCGCGTGCACAAAGCGAGGCCCTGGGTGGGGCTGCGGCGCGGCAAGCGACCCAGCTTTTGCTCGGATTTCTGACGCCGCATTCCGGCAAGCTGACGGCAGGATACATGCCCCTGGGCAGCGAATTGAACCCTCTGGATGCGATGGCGCGCTTGCATGCCCGCGGCCCTGTCGCGGTGCCGATTGTGGAGGCCAAGGCCAGGCCTTTGCGCTTTGACCTCTGGACACCGGAGACGGAGATGGTGCCGGGTGCTTTTGGCGCTCTGATCCCCGCCGTGTCCAAACCTGTTGTGCCCGAGGTGGTGATCGTGCCGCTTTTGGCCTTCAACCGGGACGGTCATCGGCTTGGCTACGGTGGCGGGTTTTACGACCGCACTCTGGCGAAGCTGCGCGCCAAGGGGCCGGTCTTTGCCGTGGGTCTCGCCTACGCGGGCCAGGAGGCGCATGACGTGCCGGTGGAACCGACCGACGCGCCGCTGGATGCAATCGTGACCGAGAGAGAAGTGCTCACCTTTTGA